The DNA sequence TTGTCCTCGTCGAGTCATCGCAGGCCTAGAAAAGACCTCATGATCGCGTCGATAACGGCCCTCCAAGGGGCCCTCGCCGAGACGCGACCACCCTATCACGGTTGCGTCGGCGGCTCCAAAACTGGCGGCTCAAAGATGGAGGTCAGGCAGCTATTGATGCCGTCGACGCGGGTCTCAAACAGCTCAATCGTCATCGAACGCGAATTGTCCCAGTAGAAGCGGTCTTCCTCCGACAGGGTGATGGTCAGCAACAGCCCGCGGGTCTCCCATTGCACGTTCTTCGCCCGGAATCCGTGCTCTTCGTCATCGGGCTGGATCCACACCTCGCCGGGCGGATCGGAAGGGCCGCGGCTGAGCAGCAACGACCGCGGTGGCGTGTTCCCGGAGAAACTGAAGGTAAACACCATGGTGAACACGTCTTGCCGGTCGGCTTCCGTGTCGAGGTAGATGTCCAGCGGGGAGTAGATGTGGGTCATACCTACTAAAGATACTTCGACGCTTCCCGCCGCGTGAGCGCCGAAACTTCGTGCCTGGCCAGGAAGCCGCGAACCCAGTCGGGGTTGGTTTTTGAGTAGTCGCGCAGGGCCCAACCGAGGGATTTGTTGATGAAGAATTCCCGCGAGCCCAGGTTTGCGGTGAGGATCTCGTCTAACAAAGCGGTGTCGGTGGCCTCGCGCCGGCCCAGTTGGTGTTGGATGGCTACGCGCCGGACCCAGAAGTCCTCGTCGCGGGCCCATTCCAGCATGTGGTCCGCAGTCGCCGCCCGCCCGACTGTGGTGGCGAGGGCGTCGACGGTGTCCCACCACGA is a window from the Corynebacterium testudinoris genome containing:
- a CDS encoding DNA alkylation repair protein; this translates as MSLINAALRPLADPVRAAAMSAYMRERFAFLGVPAPARRAAVKEVLRGRRQAVDWDLVDDCWARPEREFQYVACDHLKVVPLGPDDVGRLKGLVTTKSWWDTVDALATTVGRAATADHMLEWARDEDFWVRRVAIQHQLGRREATDTALLDEILTANLGSREFFINKSLGWALRDYSKTNPDWVRGFLARHEVSALTRREASKYL